The Lycium ferocissimum isolate CSIRO_LF1 chromosome 1, AGI_CSIRO_Lferr_CH_V1, whole genome shotgun sequence genome includes a region encoding these proteins:
- the LOC132031329 gene encoding LIM domain-containing protein WLIM2b-like, with translation MSSFGTQTKCKACDKAVYAAEVISAGGVNYHNTCFRCSHCNGRLALSNYSSLDGTLFCKPHFEQLLKEKGSGALKSSSLGRNNDLNRCPSKLSSLFSGTQEKCAACKKTVYPLEKVTVDGEFYHQSCFRCAHGGCKLTTSSYAALDGLLYCKPHFSQLFKEKGSYNHLTTTTNKKNSGSTDEQEVSTTTVDEPQPAEEIQETQD, from the exons atgtcAAGTTTTGGAACCCAAACAAAATGCAAGGCATGTGATAAAGCTGTGTATGCTGCAGAGGTGATTTCTGCAGGTGGTGTTAATTATCATAATACTTGTTTCAGATGTAGCCATTGCAATGGAAGACTTGCT TTGAGCAACTACTCTAGCCTCGATGGAACTTTATTTTGCAAGCCACATTTTGAACAACTCCTCAAGGAGAAAGGAAGTGGAGCCTTGAAGTCTTCGTCac TGGGGAGGAACAATGATCTG AACAGATGCCCGAGCAAGCTGTCCTCTCTATTTTCGGGCACTCAAGAAAAATGTGCAGCATGCAAGAAAACTGTGTACCCATTGGaaaag GTGACAGTAGATGGAGAATTTTACCATCAGTCTTGCTTCAGATGTGCTCATGGTGGATGCAAACTTACAACTTCATCATATGCAGCATTAGATGGACTTCTCTATTGCAAGCCTCATTTCTCTCAATTGTTCAAAGAAAAAGGTTCCTATAATCATctcacaacaactacaaataaaaaaaatagtggaTCAACTGATGAACAAGAAGTTTCAACTACTACTGTTGATGAGCCACAGCCTGCTGAAGAGATACAAGAAACTCAAGATTAG
- the LOC132059744 gene encoding F-box protein At5g07610-like, translated as MASSEHIKSAEAVERSDDLVVKILLLLPARPLFRFKLVSKRWQSLISDPYFSSLWRPLTFPSALIARNLSWSFGNKCDNFSYIPLKDAAAVEDSPHGLLDFLKGDSFTYTVEIMSSCGGLLFCCCYKPWIREYYVCNPTTKQFTLLPSPDRHYSRDLCLAFDPSKSPHYKILNVGFHYNEMYSSETNSWRQLRDPFPRQILFHLREDEDTGVFFNGAIFWVLARSFCYFDMDKEILHSDYPMPEMDITFTDYWFGCVDERLYLVGHSDRGWIRGFDVFELGNDYSWSLKYHVDPVLEVQSSILSVMTREGNDQELFMAVYVPYQVKFINLKDNTCNMVLPIHASVGLTFASRVYHLIENPFLAI; from the coding sequence ATGGCTTCATCCGAACATATCAAAAGTGCTGAAGCAGTTGAAAGAAGTGATGATCTTGTAGTCAAGATTCTACTGCTCCTCCCAGCAAGACCTCTGTTCAGATTCAAATTAGTTTCTAAACGGTGGCAATCTCTAATCTCTGATCCTTATTTTTCATCCCTCTGGAGGCCTCTAACTTTCCCGAGTGCACTCATTGCCCGGAATTTGTCTTGGTCGTTCGGGAACAAGTGTGACAACTTCTCTTACATTCCACTCAAAGATGCAGCAGCAGTCGAGGATTCTCCTCATGGACtcttggattttttaaaaggcGACTCTTTCACTTACACGGTTGAAATCATGAGTTCCTGTGGTGGTTTACTTTTCTGTTGCTGTTATAAACCATGGATCAGAGAATACTATGTGTGTAACCCCACTACCAAGCAATTCACCCTTCTTCCAAGTCCAGATAGGCATTACTCGCGAGACTTGTGTTTGGCTTTTGACCCTTCAAAATCCCCTCACTACAAGATTCTCAATGTTGGATTTCATTACAATGAGATGTACTCTTCAGAGACAAACTCCTGGAGGCAATTACGAGATCCGTTTCCAAGACAAATTCTATTCCATTTGAGAGAAGACGAAGACACGGGAGTTTTCTTCAACGGAGCAATCTTTTGGGTGTTAGCCCGTAGCTTTTGCTATTTTGATATGGATAAGGAGATTCTTCACTCTGATTATCCGATGCCAGAAATGGATATTACGTTTACAGATTACTGGTTTGGATGTGTCGATGAGCGTTTGTATCTAGTTGGCCATTCGGACAGGGGATGGATCCGTGGTTTTGACGTGTTTGAATTGGGAAACGACTATTCATGGAGCCTAAAGTATCACGTTGATCCAGTACTGGAAGTTCAGAGTAGCATTCTTTCGGTTATGACAAGAGAAGGGAATGATCAGGAACTATTTATGGCTGTCTACGTACCTTACCAAGTTAAATTTATCAACTTAAAAGATAATACTTGCAACATGGTCTTGCCAATACATGCTTCTGTTGGCCTTACATTTGCAAGTAGAGTTTATCATTTGATTGAGAATCCATTCTTGGCTATCTAA